In Macadamia integrifolia cultivar HAES 741 chromosome 13, SCU_Mint_v3, whole genome shotgun sequence, one DNA window encodes the following:
- the LOC122059065 gene encoding uncharacterized protein LOC122059065, whose product MRIFYWNIRGVRKAAASRALHIFLRDHSPDVVCIAEPMVDSFSFPARFFNRLGFMSEFIHNSRLEKVPNLWVVWKNSLARPVVVQSSEQMISVSMQWNGQRVVVSVIHASCFRAERRNLWVEMGIVAALFCPWVVLGDFNATLYSHEKRGPGRFNVGSAAEFQAMVDACDLISSPSQGSNFTWTNNRCRGHVAARLDRSFFNAQWLDVFGDCGQKVLHRSISDHAPILFSSAAIPKPRNAPFRLHRFWMKEESFVDLTFPNFDVALKDATAEVEEVQRTIDQIGMSDELYSREAEAKSKLLKAVEMHEKLWAEKARCNWAKLGDRNSKFFHLSVKVRRIKNSIRALKKQDGTMVSEPLQMAEYVSFFFENFHKADHCIDHMELLQVIPNEVNSEDSSILETIPAREEIKKVVWGLDPDSSPGPDGFPGAFFKQCWEIVGDDFCGAVIAFFRGGKLPNGVNNSFVTLIPKVEGAVSLDKFRPICMANFFCKVLSKIMAERLSCLLPRLVSDEQGAFQKGKIISSNIGLASELTNLLHTSVRGGGMGIKIDVQKAYDTLSWDFLFAVLKKFGFSDVWLAWIHEILVSSRISVLLNGGPVGFFGVEKGAKHVRCLREFLINYQEFSGQKISLEKSKGWQGKLLSMAGRAELIRSVILVKKITVKWEEICRPKEEGGLGIRRLRDVNCAVISKLVWQMKHEGSAFSSFLRARFVNEGGDLKKSYRASSVFKGIAKMWNFVSLSERWMVGTDFLAQMAAKKEASTSVVAWPPEVLDFMAEDAMGRSRFRFY is encoded by the exons ATGCGGATTTTTTATTGGAATATCCGAGGTGTTCGAAAGGCAGCGGCTTCTAGAGCGTTGCATATTTTTCTTCGTGATCACTCCCCTGATGTGGTGTGTATTGCAGAGCCCATGgtggattctttttctttccctgctCGTTTTTTTAATCGACTGGGATTCATGTCTGAATTTATCCATAACTCCCGTCTTGAAAAAGTGCCAAACCTATGGGTAGTCTGGAAAAATTCTCTTGCGAGGCCTGTGGTGGTTCAGTCTTCAGAGCagatgatttcagtttctatgcaaTGGAATGGTCAGCGGGTTGTGGTTTCTGTGATTCATGCTTCGTGTTTCAGGGCAGAGCGTAGGaatctttgggtggagatgGGCATTGTGGCTGCCCTGTTCTGTCCATGGGTTGTTTTGGGGGACTTTAATGCCACACTATATTCCCATGAGAAGAGGGGTCCTGGTAGATTCAATGTGGGTTCCGCGGCAGAATTCCAGGccatggtggatgcttgtgaTTTGATTAGCTCTCCTTCCCAAGGATCCAATTTTACCTGGACAAACAATAGATGTAGAGGACATGTGGCGGCAAGGCTTGACAGAAGTTTTTTCAATGCTCAATGGTTGGACGTTTTTGGTGATTGTGGTCAGAAGGTGCTCCATAGATCAATTTCAGATCATGCTCCAATCCTTTTTTCCTCAGCAGCGATTCCTAAGCCTCGAAATGCCCCTTTCAGACTTCATCGTTTTTGGATGAAAGAGGAATCCTTTGTGGACCTG ACTTTCCCTAACTTCGATGTAGCTCTTAAAGATGCTACTGCAGAAGTGGAGGAAGTCCAGCGAACTATTGACCAGATAGGGATGTCTGATGAGTTATACTCCAGAGAAGCAGAGGCGAAATCTAAGCTCTTGAAAGCAGTGGAGATGCACGAAAAgctttgggctgaaaaagctcgcTGCAATTGGGCGAAACTTGGAGACCgtaactcaaaattttttcatctatCGGTTAAGGTGCGACGTATAAAAAACAGCATTCGTgctttgaaaaaacaagatggtACAATGGTCTCTGAGCCGCTGCAGATGGCAGAatatgtgtcatttttttttgaaaattttcataaagcgGACCATTGCATAGATCATATGGAGCTGTTGCAGGTGATTCCTAATGAGGTGAATAGCGAGGACTCTTCCATATTAGAAACTATTCCTGCCAGAgaagagattaagaaggtggtaTGGGGGTTGGatccagatagctctcctggtcctgatgggttcccaGGTGCTTTCTTTAAACAGTGTTGGGAGATAGTGGGTGACGATTTTTGTGGGGCTGTGATTGCTTTCTTCCGCGGTGGGAAGCTTCCGAATGGGGTAAATAACAGTTTTGTGACGctaattccaaaggtggagggagcgGTCTCTCTGGATAAATTTCGCCCCATCTGCATGGCAAACTTTTTCTGTAAAGTCCTATCAAAGATCATGGCTGAGAGGTTATCTTGCCTTCTTCCTCGATTGGTGTCAGATGAGCAAGGGGCGTTCCAGAAAGGTAAGATTATTTCATCTAATATTGGATTAGCCTCTGAGCTTACTAATTTATTACATACATCTGTCAGAGGGGGTGGCATGGGTATTAAGATTGACGTGCAGAAAGCCTATGACACATTgtcatgggattttctttttgcggtcttgaaaaaatttggctTTTCGGATGTTTGGTTAGCTTGGATtcatgaaattttggtttcttctagaATTTCAGTTTTATTGAATGGTGGTCCAGTGGGTTTCTTTGGAGTTGAGAAAG GAGCAAAACATGTTAGATGTCTGAGAGAATTCCTGATTAATTACCAAGAATTTTCTGGCCAAAAAATAAGCTTGGAGAAgagtaag GGATGGCAAGGCAAACTCCTTTCAATGGCTGGTCGTGCAGAGCTCATTCGGTCTGTGATCTTAG TGAAGAAAATCACTGTGAAATGGGAAGAGATATGCCgacctaaggaggaagggggtttagGTATCAGGCGATTGAGGGATGTCAACTGTGCAGTGATTAGCAAACTTGTGTGGCAAATGAAGCATGAAGGATCTGCTTTTAGTTCCTTTTTGCGGGCTAGATTTGTGAATGAAGGTGGAGACCTCAAGAAGAGTTATAGAGCATCTTCAGTGTTTAAAGGAATTGCGAAGATGTGGAATTTTGTATCTCTATCTGAGCGGTGGATGGTGGGTACAG ATTTCCTGGCGCAGATGGCTGCTAAgaaggaagcatctacatcagtGGTGGCATGGCCTCCTGAGGTGCTTGACTTCATGGCTGAGGATGCGATGGGCAGATCgcgattcagattttattag